CAAAGTCATACAAAGACTGTTTCCGTGGGAGATGGCGTTATTGTATTGCAGACTAAAAGtcttaaaattactattttaactTGAAGCTAGTGAAATATTCTCTGATCTTGTGGTTTTGAAGATGAGTGCACCAATCTGACTTTAAATGTATCTCATTGTTTAGCTATCTGACCTACAAGTATTTCTAAGaaaattcttctttgcaaaagctTTAAACACTCAAGTGTCTTCAAAACAAATTCATcaaataataattacacatgcagtacaatatgtagtgaaatgcttagaaaTGCTTTCTTTAGCCATTTTCTGTATAATTTGCCCTCCTCTGTTGAGTTTTCTCCCCAAATTGTTTCCCAATGCTGATAATGAGCAATTAACAGTACAGACACAGGGGCAAACATAACAAATTATAAAGAGGGAAGCTGCTTCAATACCATTTCATTTGTTTGCTCACTAAGAGACATccctccatccttccatccatcaatctattCATTGTACAAagccattatatcctaactacaggttcacaggggtctactggagccaacacaaggtgcaaggcaggaaacaaaccccgggcagggtgccggcccaccgcaaaaaaaaaaatatatatattatatatacacagtggtacctcggtatacatctgctttggaataagtccaacttggtatacgtcctgtttggacacgaaaaattttgcttggtatacgacctttgcttggaatacgactcgcgtgctatccttgtttacctctctcgagacaaagccacgactgtccACGAGCGTtcgtgcgccagttgctagcattcagtgaacaacccgaactataactctctgtgaactttcacgtgtgtggtatagcgggtccacagctcctgtcaaagtctacctttaaaataaaaaatcaccgcgctcgcagcttggtgaggaggcgtggtggttatgtggctgaaggttgtcaaggCGATTCacaatgtgggcgtttctcaccaaagtgcacttgtgagggaccgtccacattcatgattgttcctggggctgcttatcttgataaacagaagcgcgagtcggctagaaggggaggaaaaagaaagaacagacgggaggttgagtgagtgagtgagagagagagagagagagaaagcgagcgagcgaagtagctgaagtaggcagaattaacgtcagctgcaagtagggttgggaagcaggggggccgccaggtaaaaagaatgctttctgctctattttaacttcgttgtttttaagaagacttttttctattgttttaaacctccacgtttcacttctgattttatggattatttattggaactttggagactgcactttaatttgaacaccttgttttgttaattgttttaataaaagcactttgcactttttcaccatccccttgctttaccgatgaggttagcagtgaggcacataaccaacggtgtagggttcaagggctccccagtagcagatgggagcatacagcaaacctgcatcatcacaacgtgattttgtgtttttttcatgtaaatttgaattgattgttgaaaagtatgaaggtggcatacattatccgggacatggctgttgcataccgtttgccgagaacgacggtatctacgattgtgaacaacaaagatgttattaaaaagtaaagtgatgtaaaattttcatttatttcatctaattgcttttgtatttatgtattttagtattaagcagtgtttaaattattttatacaaccccatcaatgtataatatgccaatagcaaaaggatttttttttcatgggaacggattaatcattctcccattatttcttatagtaaaaatttgtttggtatacatcctgtttggtataagtcaaaggtcATGTAAcaaattaaggacgtataccgaggttccactatatatatatatatatatatatatatatatatatatatatatatatatatatatatatatatatatatatatatatatatatatatatgtattgtggaaaCCATatccccaaacacagacagactgatgccaggatgtccaaaacacactcatttattttatctttgagcaccacaatgccttctctcaccaactctcttgcttttgtcctctttctcttcttctttctctctttctttctttctttctttctctctctctttgacctcctttctcctcctcctcctcctcctcacaagcttcgtctccttcctcccaactctggctcaatgtctggaaggaggtggccccttttatcatgacccggatgagccccaggtgctccctttgacgtcactttctggtgtggcggaagtgtcaggaaagcacctggaagcactccgggccttcttggaattatttccagcagcacttcctggtgtggcggaagtgctgccatccaggattctccaactgtccaggcgccccctggcggtggccacggcctCTCATGGGCATCACAGCTCCGTCTTTGTGGCTCCCAAACAGACCCGGGCGGCTGTATTGTCctagttggggactgtccaggcgtcccggccgggcagtatCCCCGtgcatctgtgacaatatatatatatatatatatatatatatatatatatatatatacgtatatatatatacataataaatatatattttttttatgggtGAGGTATTCCTTTAAGCGttggtaaaaatataaatatttcagatTCTTGGAAAAAGACAGCTTgttaaaaaaaagatcaaataaaatagtaaaataggTGGGTATATAAACCTACAGCCAGAAGGATCCTCCAGGACTGAACTCTGAAACCACTGCTGTAACCTGTTTAACCCAGTGCAGGAGACCATGGCCCATACCTACAAGGCAGGCACCAGTCCAAGATGGTATGTCAGTCCActcacacagggacaatttagaacagAGAACAGCCCATGCATCAGCTGGGACTCTGTGAAAAAGACCTACATGAGAATGTGTGCACTCAGTGTGGGATGTGAGCCCAGGAGGTTGAATCCATGAGGCAGGACAGTTAACCACAACACCAGTGTAACTGTGCAGGCTGGCACCATGCTCCTGTTGTGCTCAGAAGCCTCTCAAACCCGCCATCTTTGTTAGTCATTAAACCGAGATGAGTCTGGCAAATAAGGACAATTACACATAGCAAAGGGTAGGTGTAAAAAGGTGaacagtacatttatttaaaaccattCAAATAATCTGTCCAATGTGCAGAGCAAACTTCAAAATATAAATATCCATTAAAACACTGACAATCTGTGAGTTTAAAACCCAGAATTAAAATGACAGTAAAAACCAATACAGTCATTGCGTCCTCAATGTTCCTTCCAGTCTTAGATGAGCCCAGCACAACTCCCTCTTCATCTCCCCTGCTCCCCCATTACTCACTCAGCCTGTGGAGACATCAGCGGCCGTGTTCTTCACCACCTCTAGCGGTATTGGCCAGAGCACCCAGACTCGTTTTTCTCCCATCATCCTTTTCACTCCCCTGACGTGCCTTGGATCCCTGGGGAGGACTTAAACCACGATTGTACCCGCTCCCCTAGAATAATCAGTGGGGACGATCCTCCCCTAGAGCACTGATCCTTTTCTCCACTGCAGGGCCAATGACTGCATTGCCTCTCATACACCAGCTGGCTGGCTCGTCCTGCCTCTCCACCCAGTACTGCTCCCATAACtctctttctgttcttttttctgtttttcccccTCTCTGTCGTGCAGGCTCCTCATATACTGCCTCTCTAATTGAGCACAAGTGTAATAAGCTGCCTCCTCCATGGCACCATTGAGACAACTGACTGATCTGCCTGCCTCTTCATGCGTGTGTGCCGTGGTCAACCAGTGCCTCAATTAACCATGGACTGAaacgcactcacacacacccatccCTATTTGGAGCCTACAATTTTGGGGTGTGATTACTTATTTAAGCCACTTATCAcaactaccaccaccaccatcctcATGGTCCACCAAAGATCATGTCACAATAGGCCACTTTTCCACTGATGTTCAATTGCAGACTTCATgcacataatcttagcaagttggaAGTAGCTGGCTGCCCACTTCTATGTCATGTAATGTGATGTACCCTAGTGAATCACTCCAACTAGTTTCTATTTATTCATAAAAAGTTCtgtggaaaataaatgaacactGATTTAGCAATGTACAATTACAGTGGCACAGTTGTTAGTTCTGTTGGCCTTGTTCTAGAGACCTGGGCTAGACTACCAGCTTAACAATTACAgtatctttgtggagtttgtatgttctcctgaAGTCAGCGTGCATTTTTTCCAACATGGGAAACATGTTTGCTTTGgcttaaataacaaaatgaattgaTAACCCTAAAGGAGTCCTCATAGGGACTCATCACCTAAAAGGAAGCAAAAGCAGCACCAGAGAAAGATGACACGGTTAGAATATTTTAAGGCATTTTGCAAAATTTCTGACTTGCTCCACACCTATCATTTTAACCACATCCTGAAATTGATGAAAATAAACTCACGAGGTTAGTGACATCTGGCATCTTTTTCTAAATCATGACCTTTATCTTGACCATCAACAgatgaaatgaaagacaaagtagCACCTGCGGCAATCAGTTAGCAGCAAAACTCTCAGCCTCAGGGTCACCATCAAAAAAAAAGACTCGATGGAGAAGCTGGCTGTGTTCCCTCTCTTGATTGTTGCCTATGCATTTGTAACTCATGAAGGTGAGTCTgtccattttaaatgttttactagCTGAATAATTGTAATATTTAGAGGTGCTTTATGTTGATAATATTAAAAATGCCCAATTTGACAGGTGATTGTTTTGAAATTGTTGGTGGAAGAGAGGTCCTGCCTCACTCAAGACCCTACATGGCTTACCTTAATACATTGTGTGGCGGAGCTTTGATTAAACCAAACTGGGTGCTGTCGGCGGCACACTGCAAAAAGTGAGTACTGCCATATCTGAGGTGTTATGTGTTTTTGGGGTGGATGAAGAATTTCAGTTATTATACTCTTGTATCTTTTTGGGATGATGTCAGCAAATGAGGACATACAAGGGGATCTACAATGAAAGTCTTGATAACAGGTACAAGAGGACCAGCTAAGAGAAAGAAATCAATACAGAATGTGAGGTAGTTAGGAGACCaaacaaataaagataaaataacagtTAAGCAAATGGGAACTAAGGACACAGAAGAGAACTGTAAAATGAGCAACACGTAATACTGAGATTAAAGCTCTCAATTTGGTGTAATTATAGTTCATTTTGAATTAGATTTTTTGTAGTTGAAATTGTTTAAGGTCATTCTATTGGTGTCCTTCCCAGTTATTTCTGTGATACTTTGGTTACATTTAACTGGGTGCCAACAGCTACAAACTGATGGATATGTGTGCAGAAGGCTTCACCTTTAATATCATCCATTTATTTGGTGTCCAAAAGAGTTAttcatgaatgctttgaaatcaggtttcattttttgtttttgtccagcACCTCCTGACTCACAGGTATTAGGATTCGCTCACATATCATCTACTATTCGACTTGGCTTGATGTTTAGTTATGCAAGAAGTCACGTTTTTTGGGGTACCCCTTATTTTTGGCCCACTAGATCCAAAACCTCCTAATTTTTTGGACCATAGGTTATGCAAGTAATTAAATCCttttgataaagagtaaaccaataggaaTCCTCAgcaaaaattattataaacacTTGAAGTTTTGTATGTCACATTAACTGAACCGAAGGGTCCACCCTCTAATGGGATATGAACAGTCAAAATTACTCCTTTTTACAGAACTTTGAAAAAATTGGGATGTGGATTTTCCTTTATGCTATTTTGAcattgctgatcatgaatatgatgatattttttatatttaattctgtACTGGTGGTCATAGctctctaagagccactcctagaagattaaaaatggcaaatctCTAACATAAAcatgtggggtattgttttagactatttctaGGGCAGTGATTCTGATCATGATGTTACCATCTGAGAAGCTTTGACCATCTTACTCCCAAAATCAACCCTATTGTTGACAGCAGTAGCTCTCTTATTACAAAAGCTTGAAGTCATTGtttcaatgtttatttaaatatatattttttaacttctgTCTAATTTTAATTTATCCTTGTGGACAAATATAGTATAATCTGATCTATTTTTGATTGTTGATTCTTTGCTAGGGATTTAGCCCTCTAGGgatctctatcagagggtgaGAAATGACAAAtctctattataatcaacaacatttagactttaaactttaagctgaagcacacattttaatatttcaaatatttaacacaacttttagtagttttttagcatgtacttctacctcatgcaGTAAATCGATATACATTTcctatgaacaccccaaattacggTGAATTATACTAATTCAGCctttttttaatgattgtttCTCATTTCTGTTGTGCACAAGAGTCTCTCCAAGAATcagtttagtttattatttttttatttttttatatactgctaTTCACTGTGTGCAGCCTCAGAGTGCTGTGACAAATTCATAGGCATAAACAAatataaactttacaaattactaattacgtaataagtacacataaagacacatacTTGTTTTAATAGACAGgaatacaatattatttaaaactgattaacataaatgtccattaattcattgttgaactataattaatcataataataataattttttacatttatataacacttttctcactacacaaagcACTTTTCACAGTGAGTGagcagccacttcaaccaccactaatgtgcagcatcaacCTGGATGATGAGATGGCAGCCACACATTATcagttaggtggtgaagggttgAGAGAGACAGCTAATTAGAGACCGGAGATGATTATGGGGtgagaatgaccaggctgtggtgggcagtttagccaaaATATCGGAATATCTTTAATGATCACCGAGtgtcaggaccttgattttatgtctcatctgaaggatggcaccatgtttacagcacagtgtcccctgtCACAGAACTGggtcattgggatccacattcagaccacaggcaTGTCATAAAGGCACCTGCTagcctgctggcctcaccaacaccattTCCAGGAGCACCCCAAGCTTTTCCTGATTGCTCTCCTATCCAAGCACTGGCTgaacccaaacatgcttagcttcaagtggataACTTGGTCAGAAGCCTCCCTGGAGAAAATGAACTTCTAAGGGGTCCATaatcagttataacagacaatatcaAAGACAGTCAGACACAGTTAGAgacctgaagacctcagccaactTGGGCAATTAGCTTGTTGGGTTGaacggcctgttcttgtcacaactgTTCATATGTTCTAAAGTTCCAACTGACCACCTACAGTATTTACTGCTGGCTATTCTACAGTACAGTTTGTGCTGTTAATGTTGTTTTCAATGCTATTTCTCTTGAAAATCTACTGTGCTCTTGGAAATACAGTAGACATAAGGGCGGGATGGGCCACAGGACATCCTTAAGGCAAGATCAGTCTATTGGAAGACACATCAGAGTATCAGCAACATTTCACATGCAATAAGATAAACTAAGTATTACATTATTGAATGCCACGGAATGTCCAATCCAAGTACATAAATTCATTTAAGGAGTTAAAACATCTACGGTGGTTCAGAAAGTACtacctttctgcacactttattgtgttgttttattttaaatggaaagtGAAGGGGTCGGAATACTTTTCTGAACCACTGCATGCCTATTACAAAGGGTCTTAATCTTGATAATCCAGTTTTCTGCACCCATACTCATTTGGTAAATTGGCGACTGTAAACTGGCTCAGGGTGAGTGACAGTCACTGGAGACCTTtagctgtcccctatgcacacacACGTGACAACAGATAGATCAATTCTCAGGAAGGGAATTTCACTTACTTCACTAGCAGTATAGAACATTTAGTCATAGTGCAAACCAGTAAACGAAATTGCAAACTATTCTATAAGTGTTAAGCACAGGGCTATACACAAAATACAAACAGTGACTATTTAATATGCAGTAGAACCTTGGAACCCAAATGTCTCCAGACTTAAACCATTCAGAACATGAACaggttgtttgatttttttctgccaacaaacaatcaaaaacatcaGAACACAAACCTCCTGATAAAACTTTTATAGATCAAGAGGCGGCTTTGAAGAGCTGAGACAAAGCCAAACAGGCCTGTGTCAACTGTATAAAAAATTAGCAGGAGACAGTATTTCTGAGTCAATCATTTGCGAAAGGTATAAATAAGCAATCAGCAATCACTTTaggggtctggaatggattaatcctatttacattatttcttaaGGGTAAATTCGGTTTGAAACTCGACCAGCCTTCTAGAACGGATTAAGTTTGTGTTCCGAGGTTCTATGCCAACGTGTAAGGTTTAACTGGTGGGATGATTTAATAGTTATATTAATGGTATACTTCATGAGGGTATGCAGTACATATTGAAAATGGATAGACAGCATCCCTCTATCTAACTATCTGTTCCATGATGGAATGGCATATTGTCCGGGGTTGTTTCCCACCTTCTGCCTAAATCTGAATTTAAGCAGATTTCAGAAAGCACATATATATGATTGAATCTATTTGTCTATATATACAGAGATGACTTTATATTTCCAGTCCCACTTGCAAAGCAGCTAAAtaaatgtcttgttagtttgAGCCCACTGTCTCTCTTTTTGAATCAGGTGGGGTGACATCATCGAGGAGATGAAATGAAATCAGACATTGCTTCATATTAAATCAGTTCCAAAGGACTAATATTGAAACAACAtgtggtatttcatttttctcataAATGAACACGATGCAGTTAATCAAGTTTTGACTGTAGATGAGcctggtggcacagcagtagttGTGTTTTCTTTCACATTCCAGTGAACTGCATTTCATTTCCTGGATGTGGTGAGCTCTGTGTAGGGTTTTGTTCTTTCATGTGCCCTTCAtgtaccacttttttttttccttcttcttccctGGGTACTGTTGGAAATATGCTGATTGGTGACAATAAAGCTTTGGTGTGTATGTACAtgtgctcctcaacttgactgACACCACCATCCAgggtttatattttaatttctagTGGCCCACAAATCTGAACTGAAACTTTTTGTAAAGGATTTGATGGAATCTTTGGAATCACACACCTGTATAATGCAAGTTTGTTTAAGGTATGCTAAAAAAAGATAGAATTTTACCTTTTTGTGCATTCTATGTTtccatttctcactttttttaagACTGAAAACTATTCAAGTAACACTCGGAGCTCATTCACGAAAGGACAATGAAAACACCAAACAGAAATTTCAAGTGAAGACAGTTGTTGTCCATCCTCACTTTAACTTTGCAACATATTCCAATGATCTCATGCTCCTTCAGGTATGCATTTTATCTATCCAGTTCTTAGAAGGCTTCCATTCACAAAAGTGAAATGAACACAATATTTATTGGTTGGTTATACATTAGACAGTGAATTTTAGGCAGTGTAGTGCTGGTGGAAAAAGAGATTGACACCAATTTCTGAATAATTCCTGTGGTCACTTAGCCGGCCTGCGccccaactggaaaaaaacaaaagaaatgtgtctCAGATGTAGTAAGTCACCTTTGAAAAAGGCGGATTCTTTTTGgattcttctttaattttttatgtacttttctaCAGTAATCAATATCTTCTAGATGTCCTTTAAGGGTTTTTCAGGCCCAAGAAATACATTTCTGCAGTTTGACatttttgcagtttgtgttttaCCTAAAAGCTTTATTAAAAAGTTCCTTATTTGTTATGATATCTTTTAACACCATTTTGTATGAGCAATGGGCGTATCCTTCATTACTTAGGTAATATTTCCCATGATTCACTGGTATGGTTAGACATCATCAGTGCGACTATTTAAGGATTGCCCTTTTTCATCCCAATTTAACTGTTACTGGATATTAACCTGTGAACCTGTTGTTGATCACCTCCTTGAATGTTGTGACTTAAATTGATTTCTTTCCTTGAAATTTTGGTTTATGATTTTGggtttgccctttttgttttgaAGAAAGATAAGGTTGCCTTCTGGTAAACAAACTTTGTGCACCTCTGGTTGTGTTTTCTCTTCCAGCCCTTTTCAAAAatcgttttttgtttttagttctgGTAGTACAACTGCCATTTTCATCCATCAAAGTTGAGATGGTGGACTCTAACAAGTATTGTGTTTAAATTGGTGAATCATCAGTAGAGTGGACATAAATATTTGGCCACCAAGGGCCACATTTTCAGCAGACACTTCAATTGCAGACTTCTGATACTGAATTCAAAGCTTCttgaattaaaggaacactccaccaaaaatatttttttatatgttacccatcccatgtaatttgtagtgataggaaagaaaaaatgttaatctcatattttcatgtagAGAGGAAATGTATGATATAATACAAGCCAacagtgaccaatgctgtacaatgttaaaaaaaagaaaaaaactttttttttaaatctcatgtgaaatgcattgcataatttaaattttatctaCTAGTATGCTCAAAAGTGCAAAACgtgcatttttttgctaaaatattgtcaaATAGATACCCCTGAAAAATCAGCACATATCATAAACAGGAGACACATAGGATTACCTTTTTGAATGGCAGGTCCACCTCAcaccttcattcattggtcaagagtcctctCTTCAATTCAAAAGACAAAGCAATGTGATTTTAGGTTCCTGCTTATGATGTGCACTGGTTTTTTAGGAAGTATTgatttaactatccatccatccattttccgacctgttgaatccaaacacaggggtctgctggagccaatcccagccaacatagggcacaaggcaagaaccaatcccaggcagggtgccaacccaccacaggacacacacacccacacccctagcgacaatttagaatcgccaatccacctaacctgcatgtctttagacagtgggaggaaaccggagcgccctgaggaaacccatgcagacaacatgcaaactccacgcagggaggacccgggaagtgaactcgaGTCTCATAACTGTGAagctgcagcgctaccactgcgccaccatgccaccctcgaTTTAACcataatttagaaaataaaaatgcatgtgttttggacattttttatACAGCTAGATAACTGACGTGAATAATGTGgcacaagtaacatgagattttattCTTTGGTCCATGgactttttcacattatttgcaaTTGAAGAACATTGGTCACAATGggtttgtattatattgtaaactCTTTTTATCACTGTTCTATATAAAAACACCAGAGTAAAAAGTTTTCTTGGCCATCGCTACAAATGATGTGggataaataacatatttaaatatatatataatatatatatatatatatataatttttggttggagtattcctttaaagaaaCCACTTGATGTAGTCATTCTGGCAAATTTTTTCTTACACCACTGATGCACAGAGCCATAATTTTCAGGATATGTTTAAATATAATTCACCATTCACAAAACAGCAATTGCTACAGCCCACCATCTCAGCTTTGCTGGGTGAAAACAGTTTTCTTGTCAAGGTGTATTTCATGTTTATGTGTTCCATATTATGGTGTGTTTAGTGTCActgaaatatataattaaaaaatatttaaacaaatacatacatatatgagcaacaaaagcatatttaCATACTATATAATTTTCTAAGCCTGTTTAATCCTGAGTGGGGTCGCAGGTCGCTttagtctatcccagcaagcataaggaATATTGCCTCTGGACAGACACAATGCCATTGAAGggtaaaaaacatatttcatcacacatttatttatgctcacatatcaTTTTGTTTGTCATcccatttttatttgcatatttagctaattttgtctgaaatattcatCAAAGGTTTTGGCTGTTTTGAACCTGACAAAAGTCTGCCTAATCTCACTCCATTAAAAGTAATTCCAGTATTGATTAAAATATTCAATTACACCCGCTGGTTTCTATAGatagaaaaatctaaatcaaattttatttataaagcacattaaaaacaGCCATACTGAACCAAAGTGCTGAACAAGATAAGCtataagaaacaattaaaatattgtaaatttgAGAATGAAACAACAATGATGAAGAGTTAGGATACCATCCTGGTCACCCAGTAAAATTggattgaaaaaatgaaaaaattgttttGGAGACATCTTTACAGATGTGAGTTCACAACAGAACTGACAAAGATGGCAGAACTTCCAATTTTAAGTGCTTCTGGCGGGTTCAGGTGGACAGACACCGTGAGCGACATCATATGTGTTATAGCTGTGAATCATTCAGTCTGTAGAGGGAGAGAGAAAAGGGCATTGGGACACAGCGCCAACACCTGGAGCAGcagtagaattacagtcactagagcccttcagctgtacCCTATGCACATTCGTatgacaatactgtatatatacgcaCAACAAAATCACAAACATGACAAACTATACATAAAATATACGTACACTTAAAATATTcaagcacatacagtacacactcaTAATCGTAAAAGGTACATGAAACAACCCATACAAACATTAAAGGCCAGTGAAAAGAAATAAGTCCTTAATGATGAATTAACAGTAACAAACGTTGGGGcagatataataatataatataatataatataatataatataatataatataatataatataataagttaAGGAATTCCAAAGAGAGGGAGTGGCCACCACAAAAGCCACATTTGTCAATAGacaagcagcagcattctggattAGTTGCAGGCGTCATAATGATGTGTGATCAATACCTAAATCGAAAAAAGGTTTCTGggactgaaaaaatgtaataaatgtgaGAAACCATACTTCCTGATTTTAACAAAGCTGTGTCTTGTTTCAGGTTGatcatgttaaaataaaatgttatctttATGATATGCAtaaaatgtttgtattaatttaaacCTCTGATTTGTATTTTCAAAAGCTGAACCAAAGTGCGATCTTGAACAAATTTGTTTCAACTCTTCCACTACCCCATTCTGGAAAAGATGTCAGAGCAGGAATCAAATGCAGTGTTGCAGGATGGGGTGCTGTCAGGTTTGGCAACCAAATGGAAGACAAACTGCGAGAAGTAAATGTAACCGtcatagacagacaaacatgcaATGGCCCCGATTACTATGAACAAATTGAAATATCAAGGAGCATGCTGTGTGCTGGAGACCCTAAAGGAGGAAAAGACTCCTG
This genomic window from Polypterus senegalus isolate Bchr_013 chromosome 4, ASM1683550v1, whole genome shotgun sequence contains:
- the LOC120528553 gene encoding granzyme A-like produces the protein MEKLAVFPLLIVAYAFVTHEGDCFEIVGGREVLPHSRPYMAYLNTLCGGALIKPNWVLSAAHCKKLKTIQVTLGAHSRKDNENTKQKFQVKTVVVHPHFNFATYSNDLMLLQLNQSAILNKFVSTLPLPHSGKDVRAGIKCSVAGWGAVRFGNQMEDKLREVNVTVIDRQTCNGPDYYEQIEISRSMLCAGDPKGGKDSCWGDSGSPLLCYEGCDLIYRGIVSFGINCGVAHKPGVYTLLTEEYLRWIQQTIQHYE